The following proteins are encoded in a genomic region of Parus major isolate Abel chromosome 18, Parus_major1.1, whole genome shotgun sequence:
- the MRPL38 gene encoding 39S ribosomal protein L38, mitochondrial: MAAPLLSAALRGARGGRSFGTAAVLWKRAAPLGPMPNEDVDVGNLEVLEKYRSFARYFRQAERESRKPCWWNTYHKHTNPPAEPETDIGLPREKLSRAKEIKERKRILRENRQNAEMERAARLRTVLIPLDDVRAEWERTSGPFHKQRVAKHCGVFRDLFRGATFTPWVALRVQYSQEDEHLVPVYYGNMVTPSEASNPPAVSYEADKGSLWTLLLTNPDGHLRDADSEYLHWLVTNIPGSDIKAGKEMCHYLPPFPAMGTGYHRFIFLLFKQHGPIDFSQDARPTPCYSLKMRTFSTFDFYRKHEDAMTPAGLAFFQCRWDSSVTSTFHQLLNMREPVFEFVRPPAYHPPQVKFPRHQPLRYLDRYRDTQEPTYGIY, encoded by the exons ATGGCGGCGCCCTTGCTGAGCGCGGCGCTCCGCGGGGCCCGCGGCGGGCGGAGCTTCGGCACGGCCG CCGTGCTCTGGAAGAGGGCAGCCCCGCTGGGGCCGATGCCCAACGAGGATGTGGACGTTGGGaacctggaggtgctggagaagTACCGGAGCTTCGCGCGGTACTTCCGGCAGGCGGAGCGGGAGAGCCGGAAACCCTGCTGGTGGAACACCTACCACAAACACACCAACCCCCCTGCAG AGCCCGAGACAGACATCGGCCTGCCCCGTGAGAAGCTGTCACGGGCGAAGGAGAtcaaggagagaaagaggatCCTGAGGGAGAACCGCCAGAATGCTGAGATGGAACGAGCAGCACGGCTCCGGACTG TGCTCATTCCCCTCGACGACGTCAGGGCTGAGTGGGAGAGGACCAGTGGCCCGTTCCACAAGCAGCGCGTGGCCAAGCACTGCGGGGTGTTCCGGGACCTGTTCAGGGGGGCCACCTTCACCCCCTGGGTCGCCCTGAGGGTGCAGTACAGCCAGGAGGATGAGCACCTCGTGCCAGTCTACTATGGGAACATGGTGACTCCCTCAGAG GCTTCCAATCCCCCTGCAGTGTCGTATGAGGCAGACAAAGGCTCCCTCTGGACCCTGCTGCTCACAAATCCAG ATGGACATTTGAGGGATGCAGACTCAGAGTACCTCCACTGGCTGGT GACCAACATCCCAGGCAGTGACATCAAGGCTGGTAAGGAGATGTGCCATTACCTGCCCCccttccctgccatggggacaggCTACCACCGCTTCATCTTCCTGCTCTTCAAGCAACACGGTCCCATCGACTTCAGCCAGGATGCTCGGCCCACACCGTG CTACAGCCTGAAGATGAGAACCTTCAGCACATTTGACTTCTACAGAAAGCATGAGGATGCCATgaccccagcagggctggcatttTTCCAGTGTCGGTGGGACAGCTCTGTCACTTCCACCTTCCATCAGCTGCTCA ACATGAGGGAGCCCGTGTTCGAGTTCGTGCGGCCGCCTGCCTACCACCCTCCCCAGGTGAAGTTCCCTCGCCACCAGCCCCTGAGGTACCTGGACAGGTACCGAGACACACAGGAGCCCACCTATGGCATTTACTAG